Proteins co-encoded in one Brassica oleracea var. oleracea cultivar TO1000 chromosome C4, BOL, whole genome shotgun sequence genomic window:
- the LOC106340558 gene encoding uncharacterized protein LOC106340558 yields the protein MCEDDCRPLGFLLGLPFAFLSLLLSIVGVVIWIVGLLLSCICPCCLCVTILVEMALGLIKAPIHVMEWFTSTIPC from the exons ATGTGCGAAGATGACTGCCGTCCTCTCGGTTTCCTCTTAGGCCTCCCTTTCGCCTTCTTATCTCTCCTTCTCTCCATCGTCGGTGTCGTCATCTGGATCGTCGG ATTGTTGTTGTCGTGCATATGTCCGTGTTGCTTATGCGTGACGATACTGGTGGAGATGGCGTTAGGGTTGATCAAAGCTCCGATTCATGTTATGGAGTGGTTCACTTCCACCATACCTTGTTGA
- the LOC106341327 gene encoding CLAVATA3/ESR (CLE)-related protein 6-like produces MENLILKQALIMLLIIFSSPILSTQARILHADRVANMGIINSQVLLRELGFDLSKFKGYNERRFLVDSERVSPGGPDPQHH; encoded by the coding sequence ATGGAGAATTTAATCCTTAAACAAGCTCTTATCATGCTCCTAATAATATTTTCATCACCAATCTTGAGTACTCAAGCCCGAATCCTCCATGCAGATAGAGTTGCAAACATGGGCATTATAAATAGTCAGGTTCTCCTACGTGAGCTCGGGTTTGATCTCTCCAAGTTCAAAGGATATAATGAAAGGAGGTTTTTAGTAGATTCGGAAAGGGTTTCACCGGGAGGACCTGACCCGCAACATCATTGA